From uncultured Roseateles sp., the proteins below share one genomic window:
- a CDS encoding methyl-accepting chemotaxis protein, whose translation MQMKSLGAHGVAFRLWCSVALLALALLASTGFAAWRGARLQQAADTTTATADNKLDAAQRWVNLTTANVVRIEAGAASTDPAVAALFKDEITAVTAEVNRVKQAIDAMPLTDADQALMAAVADKRGVMLAALARLRGLKAEETPVTRQALVQGFKQTADLYLRALGDFAAEQQRARTATLAALAEEREETAQLAGWLMAAIVAGLALGAVLLVRSIQRPLAEAIAVAGRIADGDLATPVAPPTRRDEFGLLLQSMAGMAERLRGVVGNVRQGVDALSTASAEIAAGNQDLSHRTEQAAASLEETASAMDELSATVAQSADNAQQARQLADAAAQAATRGAAVVGQVVHSMGDINDSSLKIQSIVGLIDQLAFQTNILALNAAVEAARAGEQGRGFAVVAAEVRSLAQRSAGAAREIKSLIGTSVDRVDAGTALAAQAGGAMQDIVAGINGVVTLIAEIATAAAEQRDGISQVHGAVNQLDQMTQQNAALVEQSAAATQSLRDQAHRLSGVAGQFRLG comes from the coding sequence ATGCAGATGAAATCCTTGGGGGCCCATGGCGTGGCCTTTCGGCTCTGGTGTTCAGTGGCGCTGCTGGCCCTGGCGTTGCTGGCCAGCACCGGCTTCGCCGCCTGGCGCGGCGCCCGGCTGCAGCAGGCCGCGGACACCACGACCGCCACAGCCGACAACAAGCTGGACGCCGCGCAGCGCTGGGTCAACCTGACCACCGCCAACGTGGTGCGCATCGAGGCGGGTGCCGCCAGCACCGACCCGGCGGTGGCGGCCCTGTTCAAGGACGAGATCACGGCCGTCACCGCCGAGGTGAACCGTGTCAAGCAGGCCATCGACGCGATGCCGCTGACCGATGCGGACCAGGCCTTGATGGCGGCCGTGGCCGACAAACGCGGCGTGATGCTGGCCGCCCTGGCCCGCTTGCGCGGATTGAAGGCGGAAGAAACACCCGTCACGCGCCAGGCCCTGGTGCAGGGTTTCAAGCAGACCGCGGACCTCTACCTGCGGGCCTTGGGAGACTTTGCTGCCGAACAGCAGCGCGCCCGCACCGCCACGTTGGCCGCATTGGCTGAAGAACGCGAGGAGACAGCGCAACTGGCCGGCTGGCTGATGGCCGCCATCGTCGCCGGGCTGGCGCTGGGCGCCGTGCTGCTGGTGCGCTCGATTCAGCGGCCGCTGGCCGAGGCCATTGCCGTGGCGGGCCGCATTGCGGACGGGGACCTCGCCACGCCGGTGGCGCCCCCCACGCGGCGCGACGAATTCGGCCTGCTGCTGCAATCGATGGCCGGCATGGCCGAGCGCCTGCGCGGGGTGGTGGGCAATGTGCGCCAGGGTGTTGATGCCTTGAGCACCGCCTCGGCCGAGATCGCCGCCGGCAACCAGGACCTGAGCCACCGCACCGAGCAGGCCGCCGCCAGCCTGGAGGAAACCGCCAGCGCGATGGACGAGCTCTCGGCCACCGTGGCCCAGTCGGCCGACAACGCGCAGCAGGCCCGGCAGCTGGCCGATGCCGCCGCACAGGCGGCCACGCGCGGCGCGGCGGTGGTGGGTCAGGTGGTGCACAGCATGGGCGATATCAACGACAGCTCGCTGAAGATCCAGAGCATCGTGGGCCTGATCGACCAACTGGCCTTCCAGACCAACATCCTGGCGCTGAACGCGGCCGTGGAGGCGGCCCGCGCCGGCGAGCAGGGCCGCGGCTTTGCCGTGGTGGCCGCCGAGGTGCGCTCGCTGGCCCAGCGCTCGGCCGGCGCGGCCAGGGAGATCAAGTCGCTGATCGGCACGTCGGTCGACCGGGTGGATGCGGGCACCGCCCTGGCCGCACAGGCCGGCGGCGCCATGCAGGACATCGTGGCCGGCATCAACGGCGTGGTGACCCTCATCGCCGAAATCGCCACGGCCGCCGCCGAGCAGCGCGACGGCATCTCGCAGGTGCACGGCGCCGTGAACCAGCTCGACCAGATGACCCAGCAGAACGCCGCGCTGGTGGAGCAATCCGCCGCCGCGACGCAGTCGCTGCGCGACCAGGCCCACCGTCTGTCAGGCGTGGCCGGGCAGTTCAGGCTGGGTTGA
- a CDS encoding sulfite exporter TauE/SafE family protein, with product MEALIYLALGAGTGVLAGLLGVGGGIVIVPLLLLIFGHLPWAAEHPASIAHLALGTSLASIVFTSIASVRAHHRRGAVDWALVRRLSPGLIAGTLAGSWVAGQLSTPVLKGVFIVFAYYVGMQMLMNLRPAAGRELPGRTGLHAAGAGIGVFSSLVGIGGGSVSVPFMSWCNVPMHRAIATSAALGFPIAAAGSVGFIVNGLSRAQDLPAHTLGYLYLPALVGIAAGSVLTAPLGARLAHALPVARLKQAFAVLLLILGTRMLWGMLG from the coding sequence ATGGAAGCGCTGATCTATCTGGCGCTGGGCGCCGGCACCGGCGTGCTCGCGGGGCTGCTGGGCGTGGGGGGTGGCATCGTCATCGTGCCTTTGCTGCTGCTCATCTTCGGCCACCTGCCCTGGGCAGCGGAACACCCGGCCAGCATCGCGCACCTGGCGCTGGGCACCTCGCTGGCCAGCATCGTGTTCACCTCGATCGCCAGCGTGCGCGCCCACCACCGGCGCGGCGCGGTGGACTGGGCGCTGGTGCGGCGGCTGTCTCCAGGCCTCATCGCCGGCACCCTGGCCGGCAGCTGGGTGGCCGGGCAGCTGTCCACGCCGGTGTTGAAAGGCGTGTTCATCGTCTTCGCCTACTACGTGGGCATGCAGATGCTGATGAACCTGCGGCCGGCGGCCGGTCGTGAACTGCCGGGCAGGACCGGCCTGCATGCGGCGGGCGCGGGCATAGGCGTGTTCTCCAGCCTGGTGGGCATCGGCGGTGGATCGGTCTCGGTGCCCTTCATGAGCTGGTGCAACGTGCCTATGCACCGCGCCATTGCCACATCCGCCGCTCTGGGCTTCCCGATTGCCGCGGCTGGCAGCGTGGGCTTCATCGTCAACGGCCTGTCGCGCGCGCAGGACCTGCCGGCGCACACGCTGGGTTACTTGTACCTGCCCGCGCTGGTGGGCATTGCGGCCGGCAGCGTGCTCACCGCGCCGCTGGGCGCCCGGCTGGCGCACGCGCTGCCGGTGGCCCGGCTCAAGCAGGCGTTCGCGGTGCTGCTGCTGATCCTGGGCACCCGCATGCTGTGGGGCATGCTCGGCTGA
- a CDS encoding malonic semialdehyde reductase, translated as MTPPLNDDAWNLLLRHSRSQNRWLDKPVAPELLTQLYELMKMGPTASNCGPARLIFLCSDEAKARLLPLMAEGNRDKTRQAPVTVLLGMARHFQRRLPELFPHRPNAREAFDANLALREAVAFRNSSLQGGYLMLAARGLGLDCGPMSGFDAAAVNAEFFNKAGEEAFAGEGVVINFICNLGHGDPAGVFDRLPRLPFDQACRVW; from the coding sequence ATGACGCCCCCTCTGAACGACGACGCCTGGAACCTGCTGCTGCGCCACTCGCGCAGCCAGAACCGCTGGCTGGACAAACCCGTGGCCCCCGAGTTGCTGACGCAGCTCTATGAGCTGATGAAGATGGGCCCCACCGCCAGCAACTGCGGCCCGGCGCGGCTCATCTTCCTGTGCAGCGACGAGGCCAAGGCCCGCCTGCTGCCGCTGATGGCCGAGGGCAATCGCGACAAGACCCGCCAGGCGCCGGTGACGGTGCTGCTGGGCATGGCGCGCCACTTCCAGCGCCGCCTGCCCGAGCTGTTTCCGCACCGCCCGAATGCACGCGAGGCCTTCGATGCCAACCTCGCCCTGCGCGAGGCCGTGGCCTTTCGCAACAGCAGCCTGCAGGGTGGCTACCTGATGCTGGCCGCGCGCGGCCTGGGGCTGGACTGCGGGCCGATGTCCGGCTTCGATGCCGCGGCGGTGAATGCCGAGTTCTTCAACAAAGCCGGCGAAGAGGCCTTCGCGGGCGAGGGCGTGGTGATCAATTTCATCTGCAACCTCGGCCATGGCGACCCGGCCGGCGTGTTCGACCGACTGCCCCGCCTGCCCTTCGACCAGGCCTGCCGGGTGTGGTGA
- a CDS encoding RidA family protein, with the protein MSATAIAPLGAYPQLQRRGPWLFVSGMSARQADGSCVADVALQTRVVIEKIRAALQTQGADLQHCVTLTCYLTDMRDFAAYNGAYAEFFDAQSGPARTTVAVYQLPHPAMRIEITATACMGDGH; encoded by the coding sequence ATGAGTGCCACCGCGATCGCGCCACTGGGCGCCTATCCGCAACTGCAACGCCGCGGCCCCTGGCTGTTTGTCTCGGGCATGAGTGCGCGCCAGGCCGACGGCAGTTGCGTGGCCGACGTGGCGCTGCAGACCCGTGTCGTGATCGAAAAGATACGCGCCGCGCTGCAGACCCAGGGCGCCGATCTGCAGCATTGCGTGACCCTCACCTGCTACCTGACCGATATGCGCGACTTTGCCGCCTACAACGGCGCCTATGCCGAATTCTTCGATGCACAAAGCGGCCCTGCCCGCACCACGGTGGCCGTGTACCAGCTGCCGCACCCGGCGATGCGCATCGAGATCACCGCCACCGCCTGCATGGGCGATGGCCATTGA
- a CDS encoding dihydrodipicolinate synthase family protein produces MVTDVLTGAFAPVVTPFSSADGSPDTARFIAHCRWLLEQGAGLAPFGTNSEANSMAGTERMDLLDALVEAGLPPARMLPGTGACSAQETALLSRHAVAHGCAGVLMLPPFFYKGITDDGLYAYYADVIERIADARLRLYLYHIPALSGVPITHAVIARLLNDFPGIVVGIKDSSGDWDNLQAMLARFPGLAIFPASESFISRTRPLGARGCISATVNINPGRISRLVEQWSGAEGPALQAEVDRVRQIVQGYPMIAALKEVLAQGLHDPAWQRLRPPLTRLSVAQAVALHQALEGAGFTLK; encoded by the coding sequence ATGGTCACCGATGTCTTGACCGGGGCGTTTGCGCCCGTCGTCACCCCCTTCTCTTCTGCCGATGGCAGCCCCGACACGGCCCGCTTCATCGCCCATTGCCGCTGGCTGCTGGAGCAGGGCGCGGGCCTGGCGCCGTTCGGCACCAATAGCGAGGCCAACTCGATGGCCGGCACCGAACGGATGGACCTGCTCGACGCGCTGGTCGAGGCCGGCCTGCCGCCCGCCCGCATGCTGCCCGGCACCGGCGCCTGCTCGGCGCAGGAGACCGCGCTGCTGAGCCGGCACGCGGTGGCCCACGGCTGCGCCGGGGTGCTGATGCTGCCGCCGTTCTTCTACAAAGGCATCACGGACGATGGCTTGTATGCCTACTACGCCGATGTCATCGAGCGCATCGCCGACGCGCGGCTGCGCCTGTACCTGTATCACATCCCCGCGCTGTCGGGCGTGCCCATCACCCATGCGGTGATAGCCCGCCTGCTGAATGACTTTCCCGGCATCGTCGTCGGCATCAAGGACAGCTCGGGCGACTGGGACAACTTGCAGGCGATGCTGGCGCGCTTCCCCGGCCTGGCGATCTTCCCCGCCTCCGAGAGCTTCATCTCCCGCACCCGGCCGCTGGGCGCGCGCGGCTGCATCTCGGCCACCGTCAATATCAACCCGGGCCGCATCAGCCGCCTGGTCGAGCAGTGGAGCGGCGCCGAGGGCCCAGCCCTGCAGGCCGAAGTCGACCGGGTGCGCCAGATCGTCCAGGGCTATCCGATGATTGCCGCGCTGAAAGAGGTGCTGGCCCAAGGCCTGCACGACCCGGCCTGGCAGCGCCTGCGCCCACCGCTGACCCGCCTGTCGGTGGCGCAGGCGGTGGCGCTGCACCAGGCGCTGGAAGGCGCGGGGTTCACGCTGAAATGA
- a CDS encoding alpha/beta hydrolase: MSADLQALLREIGPRWASDINSHRDQVVRACSALLAERPLPGLAITRDQAYGQHLRQRLDIYQGLEAQQPGAQLPIMMFVHGGAFLRGQMNPTEQVYGNVPRFFARYGFVGINVEYRLAPEAPFPAGAQDLALAVDWVREHAEKFGGDARRIVLVGHSAGGAHVASYACDPRVQPAQPQVAGVVLISARLRADVHADNPNAAGVRAYFGDDEARYEPDSAVTHAARLNVPALVAVAQYENPWLDVYAAEFCHRVGLARGRAPRSIWLPEHNHTSIVAHIDSGDDAFGEQLLDFSRGLAPCPS, encoded by the coding sequence ATGAGTGCGGACCTGCAGGCGCTGCTGCGCGAGATCGGCCCTCGCTGGGCGAGCGACATCAACAGCCACCGTGACCAGGTGGTGCGGGCCTGCAGCGCACTGCTGGCCGAGCGGCCGCTGCCGGGGCTGGCGATCACCCGCGACCAGGCCTATGGCCAGCACTTGCGCCAGCGCTTGGACATCTACCAGGGCCTGGAGGCACAGCAGCCCGGCGCACAGCTGCCCATCATGATGTTCGTCCACGGCGGCGCGTTCCTGCGCGGCCAGATGAACCCGACCGAGCAGGTCTACGGCAATGTGCCGCGCTTCTTTGCGCGCTACGGCTTCGTCGGCATCAATGTCGAGTACCGGCTGGCGCCCGAGGCACCGTTCCCGGCCGGTGCGCAAGACCTGGCCCTGGCGGTGGACTGGGTGCGCGAACATGCCGAGAAGTTCGGCGGCGATGCGCGGCGTATCGTGCTGGTTGGCCATTCGGCCGGCGGCGCCCATGTGGCCAGCTATGCCTGCGATCCGCGCGTGCAGCCGGCGCAACCGCAGGTGGCGGGCGTGGTGTTGATCAGCGCAAGGCTGCGCGCCGATGTGCACGCCGACAACCCGAACGCCGCCGGTGTGCGCGCCTATTTCGGCGACGACGAAGCCCGCTACGAGCCTGACTCGGCCGTGACCCACGCCGCGCGGCTGAACGTGCCGGCCCTGGTCGCCGTGGCCCAGTACGAGAACCCCTGGCTGGACGTCTACGCGGCCGAGTTCTGCCACCGCGTTGGCCTGGCCCGGGGCCGTGCGCCGCGGTCGATCTGGCTGCCCGAGCACAACCACACGTCCATCGTCGCGCACATCGACAGCGGCGACGACGCTTTTGGCGAGCAGCTGCTGGACTTCAGCCGCGGCCTCGCACCCTGCCCTTCCTAG
- a CDS encoding ABC transporter ATP-binding protein: protein MNTESKPAIAVKDVLKTFAGKHEVKALEAVDLAIAPHEFVSILGPSGCGKSTLLRIVAGLTPYEGGEVLVNQKRVTGPSPEIGVVFQSSNMLPWLTVGQNLALGAKLRKIPEAQAAPKIAQLTEMLGLKGFENNHPHQLSGGMRQRAAIGQILALDPQILLMDEPFGALDALTRDKLNVELLRIWQEQRQTVLLVTHSIAEAVFLSDRVLVMSGRPGRVVREVAIDLPRPRMPETIKLDPRYGEYISELSKLMGVY, encoded by the coding sequence ATGAACACAGAGAGCAAGCCCGCGATTGCGGTGAAGGATGTGCTGAAGACCTTTGCCGGCAAGCATGAGGTCAAGGCGCTGGAGGCGGTGGACCTGGCCATCGCGCCGCACGAGTTCGTGTCGATACTGGGCCCCAGCGGCTGTGGCAAGAGCACGCTGCTTCGCATCGTCGCGGGCTTGACGCCCTACGAGGGCGGCGAGGTACTGGTCAACCAGAAGCGCGTCACCGGCCCCAGCCCCGAGATCGGCGTGGTGTTCCAGAGCAGCAATATGCTGCCCTGGCTGACCGTGGGCCAGAACCTGGCGCTGGGTGCAAAACTGCGCAAGATCCCCGAGGCCCAGGCCGCGCCCAAGATCGCCCAGCTGACCGAGATGCTGGGACTCAAGGGCTTCGAGAACAACCACCCGCACCAGCTGTCGGGCGGCATGCGCCAGCGCGCGGCCATCGGCCAGATCCTGGCCCTGGACCCGCAGATCCTGCTGATGGACGAGCCCTTCGGCGCGCTCGACGCGCTGACCCGCGACAAGCTCAATGTCGAGCTCTTGCGCATCTGGCAGGAGCAGCGCCAGACGGTGCTGCTGGTCACGCACAGCATTGCCGAGGCAGTGTTCCTGTCGGACCGCGTGCTGGTGATGTCCGGCCGGCCGGGCCGCGTCGTGCGCGAGGTGGCCATCGATCTGCCGCGCCCACGTATGCCGGAGACGATCAAGCTCGACCCGCGCTATGGCGAGTACATCTCCGAACTGTCCAAGCTGATGGGTGTGTATTGA
- a CDS encoding ABC transporter permease codes for MAKRWLEAILFWGLLALLWEFGVGWLGVRRYLLPPFSDVLVAGWNAREPLLDNTWVTTVEVLVGFVAAVLGGVLLGVLIHISAFARRTLYPLITALQSMPKIALAPLMIVWFGYGFASKVAATFLFAFFPIVIATLGGMQNVAINLDEHFRALGASRWDFFWRLQVPAALPAFVDGIKVAMPLAVIGAIVGEFIGAEEGLGHLMTMATANGQTDLMFAAILVITALAVALYAVVERLARAVWWRGISF; via the coding sequence ATGGCCAAGCGCTGGTTGGAAGCCATTCTGTTCTGGGGCCTGCTGGCCCTGCTGTGGGAGTTCGGCGTCGGCTGGCTGGGCGTGCGCCGCTATCTGCTGCCGCCGTTCAGCGATGTGCTGGTCGCCGGCTGGAATGCCCGCGAGCCGCTGCTGGATAACACCTGGGTGACCACGGTCGAGGTGCTGGTCGGCTTTGTGGCGGCCGTGCTCGGCGGCGTGCTGCTGGGGGTGCTGATACACATCAGCGCCTTTGCGCGGCGCACGCTGTACCCGCTGATCACCGCGCTGCAAAGCATGCCCAAGATCGCGCTGGCGCCGCTGATGATCGTCTGGTTCGGCTACGGCTTCGCGTCCAAGGTGGCGGCCACCTTTTTGTTCGCCTTCTTCCCCATCGTCATCGCCACCTTGGGCGGCATGCAGAACGTGGCCATCAATCTGGACGAGCACTTCCGGGCGCTGGGCGCCTCGCGCTGGGACTTCTTCTGGCGCCTGCAGGTGCCCGCCGCGCTGCCGGCCTTCGTCGACGGCATCAAGGTCGCGATGCCGCTGGCCGTGATAGGCGCCATCGTTGGTGAGTTCATCGGCGCCGAGGAGGGCCTGGGCCACTTGATGACCATGGCCACGGCCAACGGCCAGACCGATCTGATGTTTGCCGCCATCCTGGTCATCACCGCCCTGGCCGTGGCCCTGTATGCGGTGGTCGAACGCCTGGCACGCGCCGTCTGGTGGCGTGGTATTTCTTTCTGA
- a CDS encoding VOC family protein: METLRPRRLGHIVLMVRDIHASVKFYTEVMGLTVSDWISDQMVFLRASSDHHDLALSQIPKDSPDINDLPRYSRPGVEHFSYLVDDMAEMERAVTVLQAHGIEIVRGIGKHGPGENLFLVFKDPDGNNVELYCEMTQITADKPYDAKVWERNIDSFDQWRFERFVVPPPAAVVAAKEGKK, from the coding sequence ATGGAAACTCTACGCCCCCGCCGCCTCGGCCACATCGTGCTGATGGTGCGTGACATCCACGCCTCGGTGAAGTTCTACACCGAGGTGATGGGCCTGACCGTATCCGACTGGATCAGTGACCAGATGGTGTTTCTGCGTGCCAGCAGCGACCACCACGACCTGGCGCTGTCGCAGATCCCCAAGGACTCGCCCGACATCAATGACCTGCCGCGCTACAGCCGGCCCGGCGTCGAGCACTTCTCGTACCTGGTCGACGACATGGCCGAGATGGAGCGTGCGGTGACCGTGCTGCAGGCCCATGGCATCGAGATCGTGCGCGGCATCGGCAAGCACGGCCCGGGAGAGAACCTGTTCCTGGTCTTCAAGGACCCGGACGGCAACAACGTCGAGCTGTATTGCGAGATGACGCAGATCACGGCCGACAAGCCCTACGACGCCAAGGTCTGGGAGCGCAATATCGACTCGTTCGACCAGTGGCGCTTCGAGCGCTTCGTCGTGCCGCCGCCGGCGGCCGTCGTCGCGGCCAAGGAAGGAAAGAAGTAA
- a CDS encoding ABC transporter substrate-binding protein: protein MFTLRTTLAPLLVACAALLSPAAQALDKVKFNLAWLPQGSTGGVLVAAAKGFYAEAGLEVQAQRGYGGQRTVNEVDQGLFEFGYGDPISVMLNRANGGKTVMVGAINTVWPAALCYVETPKRKLRTLADLKGLSLGGGGASPLQNIVPAWLAANGLPANHVKLLRLDPSVINPSFLEGRIDLAECWEGANKPLLESLAARESKTLGVLRYRDFNLNIYGNGIVTSEKLIETNPDLVKRFVKATYKGYEFMRQDPEGAADLIVASNRLLARDILLKQIKETVSIIGDPTADSKKLGYIRADRMHGTIEFAKKAFNVTASVRGGEVYTNRFID from the coding sequence ATGTTCACACTTCGCACTACCTTGGCGCCTCTGCTTGTGGCCTGCGCCGCCCTGCTCAGCCCCGCTGCCCAGGCCCTGGACAAGGTCAAGTTCAACCTCGCCTGGCTGCCCCAGGGCAGCACCGGCGGCGTGCTGGTGGCCGCCGCCAAGGGCTTCTACGCCGAGGCGGGGCTGGAGGTGCAGGCGCAGCGCGGCTATGGCGGCCAGCGCACCGTCAACGAGGTGGACCAGGGCCTGTTCGAGTTCGGCTACGGCGACCCGATCAGCGTGATGCTGAACCGCGCCAATGGCGGCAAGACGGTGATGGTGGGCGCGATCAACACCGTCTGGCCGGCGGCGCTGTGCTATGTGGAAACGCCCAAGCGCAAGCTGCGCACCCTGGCCGATCTGAAGGGCCTGAGCCTCGGTGGCGGTGGTGCCTCGCCGTTGCAGAACATCGTGCCGGCCTGGCTGGCCGCCAATGGCCTGCCGGCCAACCATGTGAAGCTGCTGCGCCTGGACCCGTCGGTGATCAACCCCTCCTTCCTGGAAGGTCGCATCGACCTCGCCGAATGCTGGGAGGGGGCCAACAAGCCACTGCTGGAATCGCTGGCCGCGCGCGAGAGCAAGACCTTGGGCGTGCTGCGCTACCGCGACTTCAATCTGAATATCTACGGCAATGGCATCGTCACCAGCGAGAAGCTGATCGAGACCAACCCGGACCTGGTGAAGCGCTTCGTCAAGGCCACCTACAAGGGCTATGAGTTCATGCGGCAGGACCCCGAGGGCGCGGCCGACCTGATCGTGGCCAGCAACCGGCTGCTGGCCCGCGACATCCTGCTCAAGCAGATCAAGGAAACCGTGTCCATCATTGGCGACCCCACGGCCGACAGCAAGAAGCTGGGCTACATCCGCGCCGACCGCATGCACGGCACGATCGAGTTCGCCAAGAAGGCCTTCAACGTCACCGCCTCGGTGCGCGGCGGCGAGGTCTACACCAACCGATTCATCGACTGA
- a CDS encoding fumarylacetoacetate hydrolase family protein yields MNWYAIASYDQGAGPRAALVLDQQLYDVAALGSDANPLLQGTQGVMEQWETHRAAVEVLATKLAVERAAGRVQPLAEGSYKLLAPYRPARIFGAASNYYEHAREMGTKLAPRSESAPYCFMKADTSVIASGDDVVKPAETQKLDWEVELGVVIGRQCRHVTVEQAYEVIAGYTVFNDISARDLNRRSDYPFTHDWFRGKSFDTFGPMGPWVVPRQCIAEPQKLRMRLDVNDQTMQDDTAEGMIFNIAEQIAYLSSLLTLKPGDLIATGTPTGVGMGRGVYLQPGDVMMASIEQIGTLRNRVVAA; encoded by the coding sequence TTGAACTGGTATGCCATAGCCTCCTACGACCAGGGCGCCGGCCCGCGCGCCGCCCTGGTGCTGGACCAGCAACTGTATGACGTGGCCGCGCTGGGCTCGGACGCCAACCCCCTGCTGCAGGGCACGCAGGGCGTGATGGAGCAGTGGGAGACACACCGGGCTGCCGTCGAAGTGCTGGCGACCAAGCTGGCCGTCGAGCGCGCCGCCGGCCGCGTGCAGCCGCTGGCCGAGGGCAGCTACAAGCTGCTGGCCCCCTACCGCCCGGCGCGCATCTTCGGCGCCGCGTCCAATTACTACGAACATGCGCGCGAGATGGGCACGAAGCTGGCGCCGCGCAGCGAGAGCGCGCCCTACTGCTTCATGAAGGCAGACACCAGCGTGATCGCCAGCGGCGACGATGTCGTCAAGCCGGCCGAGACGCAGAAGCTGGACTGGGAGGTCGAGCTGGGCGTGGTCATCGGCCGCCAGTGCCGGCATGTGACGGTCGAACAGGCCTACGAAGTGATCGCCGGCTACACGGTGTTCAACGACATCAGCGCCCGCGACCTGAACCGCCGCAGCGACTATCCGTTCACGCATGACTGGTTCCGCGGCAAGAGCTTCGACACCTTCGGGCCCATGGGCCCCTGGGTGGTGCCGCGACAATGCATTGCCGAGCCGCAGAAGCTGCGCATGCGCCTGGACGTCAATGACCAGACCATGCAGGACGACACGGCCGAGGGCATGATCTTCAATATCGCCGAGCAGATCGCCTACCTGTCGTCGTTGCTGACCTTGAAGCCCGGCGACCTGATCGCCACCGGCACGCCCACAGGCGTGGGCATGGGCCGCGGCGTCTATCTGCAGCCCGGTGATGTGATGATGGCCAGCATCGAGCAGATAGGTACGCTGCGCAACCGGGTTGTGGCCGCCTAG
- a CDS encoding 2-hydroxyacid dehydrogenase, producing the protein MLKRETLLVLIPLQAPFVAALQALYELIYEPSGHSEALWQRLQGQPLRAVLTNGTTGFSEAQMALLPELGQICSWGAGYENIDVAAARACGIGVSHAPGINNATVADHALALMLGLSRGLVALDAAVKRGDWQTSRAERPTINGRRLGLVGMGNIGQQIARRAAGFDMQIAYCTRTPMPELPWRHVESVLALAAESDYLVLACPGGAATRHLVNREVLRALGPEGFLVNIARGTVVDTEALIAALQADEIAGAGLDVLEGEPVVPPALAASGKVLLTPHVSGRSPEAQRAQLACAMGNLAAFFAGRELLTPVP; encoded by the coding sequence ATGCTCAAACGCGAAACCCTGTTGGTCCTGATTCCGCTGCAAGCGCCGTTTGTGGCTGCGCTGCAGGCCTTGTACGAGCTGATCTACGAACCCAGCGGTCACAGCGAGGCGCTATGGCAGCGTCTGCAGGGCCAGCCGTTGCGGGCGGTGCTGACCAATGGCACGACGGGCTTCAGCGAGGCGCAGATGGCGCTGCTGCCTGAGCTGGGCCAGATCTGCAGCTGGGGCGCGGGCTACGAGAACATCGATGTGGCGGCGGCACGCGCCTGCGGCATAGGCGTCAGCCACGCGCCAGGCATCAACAACGCCACCGTGGCCGATCACGCGCTGGCGCTGATGCTGGGTCTGTCGCGCGGGCTGGTGGCGCTGGACGCAGCCGTCAAGCGCGGCGACTGGCAGACCAGCCGGGCCGAGCGGCCGACAATCAACGGCCGCCGCCTGGGCCTGGTCGGCATGGGCAATATCGGCCAGCAGATCGCCCGTCGCGCGGCCGGCTTCGACATGCAGATTGCCTATTGCACGCGCACACCCATGCCCGAGCTGCCCTGGCGCCATGTCGAGTCCGTGCTGGCCCTGGCGGCGGAGTCCGACTACCTGGTGCTGGCCTGCCCCGGCGGCGCCGCCACCCGCCACCTGGTCAACCGCGAGGTGTTGCGGGCGCTGGGGCCCGAGGGCTTTCTGGTCAATATCGCGCGTGGCACCGTGGTCGATACCGAGGCCTTGATCGCGGCGTTGCAAGCGGATGAGATCGCCGGTGCCGGCCTTGATGTGCTCGAAGGCGAGCCGGTCGTTCCACCCGCGCTGGCGGCCTCAGGCAAGGTGCTGCTCACGCCCCATGTGTCGGGCCGCTCGCCCGAGGCCCAGCGGGCCCAGCTGGCCTGCGCGATGGGCAATCTGGCGGCCTTCTTTGCCGGGCGGGAGCTGCTGACGCCGGTGCCCTGA